A single window of Bradyrhizobium daqingense DNA harbors:
- a CDS encoding class I SAM-dependent methyltransferase yields the protein MSTASKIKRARLLYRERGLKWLAVSALGELPVLPSIFAKVANIAMPSGPFVALAGVHSNQLWQERRNSIRRVAGQFLTKPCDVLEIGTWMGKGSTQVWLQTLPTGSSLMLVDAWRPYIAEGETAAATVGMDGLHHVAINTALKEIYKNEARLSVSLVRAESKTFLPLLKERSFDLIYIDGSHYYADAKRDMQEAKRLLRPGGVICGDDLDTAPRDDLVALARANMESDLFVLPDGSAFHPGVLLAVTEEFERVNCENGFWWTDPVH from the coding sequence ATGTCAACCGCGTCGAAAATAAAGCGTGCCCGTCTCTTGTATCGTGAACGCGGGTTGAAGTGGCTGGCGGTATCGGCGCTCGGCGAGCTACCGGTACTCCCCTCGATCTTCGCCAAGGTGGCCAATATCGCAATGCCATCCGGCCCATTCGTGGCTCTGGCCGGCGTGCATTCCAATCAGCTTTGGCAAGAACGCCGCAACAGCATCCGAAGAGTGGCAGGGCAATTTCTTACAAAGCCGTGCGACGTCCTAGAGATCGGAACGTGGATGGGGAAAGGATCGACTCAAGTCTGGCTGCAAACCCTGCCGACAGGTTCCTCTCTGATGCTGGTCGACGCATGGCGCCCCTACATTGCAGAAGGCGAGACAGCCGCCGCGACAGTTGGAATGGACGGCCTCCACCATGTTGCGATCAACACGGCGTTGAAAGAAATTTACAAGAACGAAGCGAGGCTTTCCGTCTCGCTCGTACGAGCGGAATCGAAAACCTTCCTCCCTCTCCTCAAGGAACGGTCTTTCGACTTAATCTATATCGACGGGTCACATTACTATGCCGACGCCAAGCGAGACATGCAGGAGGCCAAGCGGCTTTTGCGTCCCGGCGGCGTGATCTGTGGCGATGATCTCGACACTGCGCCCCGAGACGATCTGGTTGCGCTTGCCCGAGCCAACATGGAAAGCGACTTATTCGTTCTCCCCGACGGCAGCGCATTTCATCCGGGTGTCCTGCTCGCGGTCACAGAAGAGTTCGAACGAGTAAACTGCGAGAACGGCTTCTGGTGGACTGATCCCGTGCATTAG